GGCAGGCGGTCGGGATCGGCAAAGAGGGCGGAGAACTGGGTCGGGGCCGGGTGGATCCGGATGATCGGGTGGCCCACCAGCTCTGCGGCGCCGAGGTTGAAGGCCCGCCGGAGCTCCCCGTCCGCCGCCTGCACCCCCGCCACGGCCCCCGGGTTGAGGTGCACCAGCGTGAGCTGGGCATCGAGCACAAAGAGGTTGCCGTCATCCAGCCCGAGTCGTGCCGCCTCCAGGACCGCCGCGGCCACGAGCGATTCCACCGGCGACACCGACGGGACCGCCGGTGGCACCGGGTCGGCCGGGGCGCCGCCCAGCCCGAGGCGCGCGGCCTCCCGGGCCAGCAGGCCACGCAGCTCCGCCACCGCCGCCTCGGGGACACCAGCGGCCTCGAAGGCCGCACCGAGATGGGCGCCCAGGGTGCCGACATCCTGGCCGGTCAGCGCCAGCCGCGCGGCCACCCCGCGCGGGTCCGGGCCATCGTAGGCCATGGGGCCGCCGGTCAGCTCGGTCAGGAACATCTGGGCCTGCCAGGTGGCGTCGGCGCCGGGCGCGGCCGGGATGCGCCCGGCCAGGGACGGGTCGGCGCTGGCGCGGACGAAGGCCCGCGCCACCGCCTGGTCGAGGGCGTCGAATCCGCCGAGGCGGTCGAACAGCCCGGCTCGCGCGGGGCTCGAAGACATCACTCCTGACATGTGTGCACTCCTGCTTCCGTGATCAGCACCGGAACCGCCCCACCATGCCGTGGAGCTGCTCCGACAGCCGTGCCAGCTGGTCAGCCGCGTCCTGGCTCTGGGTAACGCTGGTGGTGGTCGCGTCCGCGGCCTCCGCCACCCCGACCATGTTCTCGGCGATGGCGCCCGCGCTGCGGGCGGCCTCGCTCACGTTGCGGCTCATCTCGTTGGTCGTGGCGGTCTGCTCCTCCACCGCGCCGGCGATGGTGGTCTGGATCCCGCTGATCTGCTCGATGATCCCGGCGATCTCATGGATCTCGCCGACCGCGTCCCGGGTGTCGCCCTGGATGACCTCGATCTTCCGGCTGATCTCCTCGGTGGCCTTGGAGGTGCCCTTGGCCAGCTCCTTCACCTCGTTGGCCACCACGGCGAAGCCCTTGCCCGCGTCCCCCGCGCGCGCCGCCTCGATGGTGGCGTTGAGGGCGAGCAGGTTGGTCTGCTGCGCGATGGCGGTGATCACCTTGACCACTTTGCCGATCTCCGTGCTGGACTCGCCCAGCCTCGCCACCGTGGCCTTGGTGCGGTCGGCCACCTGCACCGCCTGCCGCGCCACCCGCGCGGCGTCCGCCGCGTTCCGGGCGATCTCGCGGATCGAGGCCCCCATCTCCTCCGTGCCGCTGGCGGTCACGGTGATGTTGCCGGAGACTTCCGCGGCTGCGTTCGACACGATCCGCGCCTGGGCCGAGGTCTGCTCCGCGCTCCCCGCAAGCGTGCGGTTGATCCCCGACAGCTGCTCCGAGGCGCCCGCCAGGGTCCGGGCGTGCCCCCCGATGCCCGCCACCTGCGCCCGGAAGCCGGCGAGGAGCGCGGCGAGGCCTTCACCGAGCTGCCCGGCGGCGTCGCTCCCGCGCACCGGGACATCGACCGTCAGGTCGCCGGCGGCGGCATCGCGCACGGCGGCGAGGATCTGGTCCACCTGGGCCTGCAGCGTGGCGGCCTGGGCGCGCTCCCGTTCGCGCGCCGCGGCGATCTGCGCCTCCACCTCCAGGCGCTGGGTGATGACCTCCCAGGTGACCATCGGGCCGAGATACTGGCCCCCCGCGTCGTACGTCGGGCTGAGCTCCATCTCAAGCGTCTCCGGCCCCACGCCGAGGCGGAGCCCGTGCGGCAGCTGCTTGGGGTCGAGCAGCCGGGCGCGGAGCGCCCGCAGCTCGGGATGGAGCAGCTCCAGCGACCGGCCCAGCAGCTGGTCGGCCGCCACGCCGGTGAACTCCTCGAGCTGGGCCAGGCAGGCGTGGGCCGCAGGGTTGAGGTACTGGATGGCCAGGTCCCGGTCCGCGGAGATGATGTTGATCGGCGAGTTGCGGACCATCGAGGCATAGCGGGCCAGTTCCACCCGCGCGATGCCGCCGGCCACCTGGCCCGCCACCTTGCGGAGCGCATCGCTCTCGGCCGCGGAGAGGGTCCGGCGGCAGGTGGCGTAGACCTCCAGCGTCCCGACGATCTCGCCGTTGACGAGGAGCGGCACCGCCGCGGCGGTCTGCACCCCGGCCTGCCGGGCCACCGGGGCGCGGGCGAACTCCGGCACCGCGCCGAAGTCGTCCACCACCACCAGGTCGCCGGCCCGCCAGGCGCGGCCCGACAGCGCCTCGCCCTCGCGGAACTGGGCCGCGCGGGTCTTCTCCCGGAACTCGTCGGCCACCTGGCCGGAATCCAGACTGCACTTGAGCAGGCCGTCGATCGGGTCACGGCGCAGCCAGGCCGCATAGTCCCAGCCCTGGCCCTCGCGCAGCAGCTGCAGCACGCTGGCCACGGCGCCCTTCACGGTGGCGGCGCGCGTCACGGCCTCGATGGCACGGGTCACGACTTCCCCGCCGGTGGGAACGTCGGCGGCGCGGGCGCGCGGGGCCACGGGGGCCGCGACGCTGGTCTCGGTCGGAGCGATCATCGGGCCGCCTAGTGGGTGAAACGGCCGACGAGGCGGCGCAGTTCGGTGGCCATGGCGGCGAGCTCCGCGGTGGCCCGGTCGCTGTTGCCGGTGCTTTCGCTGGTGGCCCGGGCGGAGCCGGCCACCGTCGCGATCGTGTGGCTGATCTCCTGCGCCCCGCGCGCCGCGTCGGTGATGTTCCGCGCCATCTCGTTGGTGGTGGCCGTCTGCTCCTCCACCGCCCCGGCGATGACGGTCTGGATGTCACTGATCCGGGTGATGATCTGCCCGATGTCGCGGATGGCCTGCACCGCGCGCCCGGTGTCGCCCTGGATGGCCTCGACCCGCTGCTCGATCTCCTCGGTGGCGCGCGCGGTCTCCTTGGCCAGGTCCTTGACCTCCTTGGCCACCACCGCGAAGCCCTTCCCCGCCTCGCCCGCCCGCGCCGCCTCGATGGTCGCGTTGAGCGCCAGGAGGTTGGTCTGCTGCGCAATCGTGGTGATCAGCTTGAGCACCTTGCCGATCTCCTGGCTCGAGCCGCCCAGCTGGGCCATCATCTCGTTGGTGCGCCCGGCGAGCCCGACGGCCTCGGTGGCCACCTTCGCCGCCTCGGACGCGTTCTTGGCGATCTCCCGGATGCTCGCCCCCATCTCCTCGGTGCCCGCCGCCACGGTCTGCACGTTGCGGGTCACCTCCTCGGAGGCGCTGCTCACCACCGCGGCCTGCGTGCTGGTGTCGGCGGCCCCGGTGGCCAAGGTCCGGTTGACCGCGGAGAGCTCCTCCGCCGCGGCGGCCAGGGTGTCGGCGTGCCCCGCGATCTGGCCGATGTTCTGGCGCAGGTCCGTGAGGAACGTGGCCAGCTCGCGGCCCAGCTGCCCGATCGTGTCCTGGCCCTCGACCCCCACCGTGCGGGTGAGGTCGCCGGTCGCCGCCGCGTGGACCGCGCCCAGGATCCGGTCCACCTTGCTCCGCAGTTCCGCGGCCTCGCGCTGCTCCCGGGCGTGGGCGTCGGCCACGGCCCGCTGGGCGGCCAGGGTCTCGGTCACGACCTCCCAGGTGAGCATCGGGCCGATGTAGCGCTTCTGGTGGTCGAAGGTGGCGGACACCGTGAGGTCGAGGGTCTCCGGGCCGAACGTGACCTGGGCGCGGTACGGGAGGGCCGCCGGGTCGAGCAGGCGGCGCCGCAGGTCGTCCGAGCGTTCGAAGAACACCAGCATCGATGCGCCCTGGACCCCGTCGGCGGTCACCGGCAGCACCCGGCCCAGCCGCTCCAGGGAGGCCCGACCGGCCGGGTTCACGTACTGCATGGTGAGGTCGGGGTCGCCGCAGATGATGTTGGTGGGGCAGCTCTCGATCATCGAGAGCACCCGGCCGAGCTCCACCTCCACGCGGTTCCGCTTGGTCTGGTCTTCCCAGGCCGCCACGTATCCCGTGAGCGCGCCGGCCTCGTCCCGCACCGCGTGCACCAGGCACTTGTAGACCGCCCCCTCGGTCTTGATCTTGTGCTCGTAAGGCAGCCGCGCCGGGTCGGCCACCGCCTCACGGAAGCCCGCGGGGGCGCCGTGCAGGGTGGCCAGCTCCTGCCCCGCCACCGGGCCGGTGGCGTAGCCCAGCTTCGCCACCGCCGCTTCGGCCTGGCGGCTGGCGTGCAGCACCCGCTGGTGCCGGTCGGCCAGGAATAGGATGGCCGCGGCCTCGGTGATCCCGCCGAGCAGGCGGGGCGTGGCCAGCGGGTCGGTCACCGCGGCGGCCTGGGGCAGCACACGGGCGTGAGGTTCCGGGGATGCGGTCATCGGTACGCGCTCCTTGCGTCACCGTTCGAGGGGGTCTGCCATCCGTCAGCGCGCGCCCGTGGGCTCCAGGGCAAGCGCCTTCTCCGTATCGAGCACCAGCAGCAGGCGGCCGGGGAGCTTGTACACCCCGCGGATCATCTCGCGGGCTGCCGGAGGAAGGGTCTCCGGCGGTTCCTCGTACGCGGACTCCTCGGTCTCCAGCACGTCACCGATCTCATCCACCAGCAGGCTGACCGCGCCCTCGTCGGTGCGCACCACCACGTTCATCGGCTGCCGGTCGGCGGCGAAGGGCGCCAGCCCGAGCCGCTCGCGGAGGTCGATCGCGGTGACGATCTGTCCCCGGAGGTTGATCAGCCCGCGGACCGCCCGCCCCGCGAGCGGCACCCGCGTCATCTGCTGCGAGCGGATCACTTCCTGGACCTGCAGCACCTCGATGCCGAAGAACAGGCGATCGAGCTGAAACGTGCAGAACTGGCGTTCCATGGCCATGGCCTCAGACCCCCGCGCCGACTGGTTCGGCGTCCGAGCCCGCGAAGAGCAGCACGTCCGCCTGTTCGATGAGTGCCCGCACGTCGAGCAGGTCGGTCACCTTCTGCTGGATCACCGCGGTGCCGTACACGGCGCCCTGCCGCTCCCGCCGGTGCACGGTGAGCTGCTCCTCGACGATGTCGACGATGTTCTCCACCACAAGGCCCACGTCCCGGCCCTCGTGACGGTAGACCACCACCTGGAGCGGGTCGCGCTCCTCCGCGCCGCCCGGCTCGCCCAGCAGCTCGGTGAGCCGGATGAGGGGCAGCAGCCGCCCGCGATACTGCACCACCTGGTACGCCCCCGCCCGCTCGATCGTGCCCTGCGGGAATTCCTCCAGCCGCGCCACCATCGACAAGGGGATGGCCATCCGCCGCTCGGCCCCCAGCCGGAAGAGGAGCAGCATCAGCCGTTCCGCCTCCCCGGCGCGCGCCGCTTCCACCACCGCGCCCGGCGCCTTGCGGGCCGACTCGGTGACCACCTGCGCCAGCTGGCCCAGGCCGAGCACGTCGAGGATCAGCGCCACCCGGCCATCACCCATGATCGTGGCCCCGGCAAAGGCCCCGATGCCCTTGAGCTGCTTGCCCAGCGGCTTCACCACGATCTCCTCGGTGTCGTTGATCTCGTCCACGACGAGGCCGAAGGTGTGCTCGTCCGCCTGCAGCACCACGATGTTGACCGCCTCCTGCGCCCCTGTGGACCGGAAGCCCTCCTGCAGCCCCAGGGCGTGCGCCAGGTTCACCAGCGGCAGCAACCGGCCCCGCAGCCGGTACACCGGCGCCCCGTAGACCATCTCGATGCCCGCCTCGGCCTCGTCGCCCTCCAGCCGCACCAGCTCCAGCAGCGACACCTGCGGGATCGCGAAGCGGTCCCCGGCCGTGGTGACGACCAGCGCCGGGATGATGGCCAGCGTGAGCGGGATCTTGATCTTGAGGGTGGTGCCCTGGCCGGCCACGCTCTGCACGTCGACCGTGCCACCGATCTTCTCGATGTTGGTCTTCACCACGTCCATGCCCACGCCGCGGCCGGAGATGTTGCTCACCTGCTCCGCCGTGCTGAAGCCCGGCGCGAAGATCAGGTTCACCAGCTCCCGGTCCCCCATCCGCGCCGCCTGCTCGGCCGTGATGACGCCCTTCTGGATCGCCTTGGCCTTCACCCGCTCCGTGTTGACCCCGCCGCCGTCATCGGAGATCTCGATGTTGACCTGCCCACCCTCGTGGTAGGCGCGCAGCAGCAGCCGCCCCTCGGCCGGCTTGCCCCGGGCCACCCGCTCGGCCGGCAGCTCCATGCCATGGTCCACCGAATTCCGCACGATGTGCGTCAGCGGGTCCTTGATCGCCTCGATGATCGTCTTGTCGAGCTCGGTCTCCTTCCCCTCCATCTCGATGCGCACCTGCTTCTTGCACGCCAGGGCAAGGTCGCGCACCACCCGCGGGAACTTGGCCCACACATTCCCGATGGGCTGCATCCGGGTCTTCATGACCCCTTCCTGCAGCTCGGTGGTGATGAGGTTCAGGCGCTGCGAGGTCGCCACGAACCCCGAGTCGTCGGCGGTCGTGGTGTACTGGAGGATCTGGTTGCGGGCCAACACCAGCTCGCCCACCAGGTTCATGAGCTTGTCCAGCAGCCCCACATCCACCCGGATGTTGCTGTCCGAAGCCGCCGGCGCCTTCACCTCCGCCGGCTCGGCCGCGGCCACCGGCGCCACCTGCGCCGCGGGGGCCGGGACCGGCTCGGGGACCTGCGCGGGAACCGGGGGCGCCACGGCCGCGGGCGGCGGCACCTCCGCCACCGGAGCCGCCTGCGGGCCGCTCTTCCGGCCGCCCTTGGCCCGCGACGCCCCTTCAGCTTTTCCCGAGGCGGCCGGCTCCCCCTTCTGCAGCCGCGTGAGCAGCTCCACCAGGGACGCAAAGCCCTCCTGCCCGTCGGTGCCGGTGCTCTCGACTGCCGAGAGCATCGACCGGACCGCGTCCACCAGCTGGAGCAGCGCGCTCGTGATCTCGGGCGTCAGGGTCTTCTTGCCGTCGCGGAGGTCGGAGAGCAGGCTCTCCCCCACGTGCGTCACCGATTCCAGCCGGCCGAAGCCGAGGAACCCGCTGGTGCCCTTGATGGTGTGGATGCAGCGGAAGATCCCGGCCAGCAGGTTCTTGTCGCCCGGGTTCTGCTCCAGCGCCACCAGGTTGCGATCCAGGGTGTCGAGCCCCTCACTGCTCTCCACGAGGAACTCTTTGACGATGTCGTCCATGTCGCTCATGCTCGGCTCTCCGGCGCCCGCCTTCGCGGCGCGTCCTGCTGGGAGGAAGGACCACTGATGAGCGGAGTATCGGCCGCCCGCCGGATTTCGTTGAGCGCTCAGCCGCCCGTGCGCAAGGCACCCGCCCTGTTTCCGGGCGCCGGACCGGCCGCCCCCCGCCTCGGGGCCTCGCCCGGCCGCCCGGCGGGGCGCGTGTCCGCGCCGGCCAGCAGGAGGCCCAGCGCCGACAGGACGCCAGCGAGCCCCACCCCAGTCAGGAGGAGCCGGCGCCGCCCGGTGGCCACGAGCGCCTGCGCCTCCGCCTCCTGGCCCGCGATCCGCAGGCCGGCCTCCTCCACGACCTCGTCGATGGCTCGCCGGTGCGCCTCGTACAGGGCGAGCAGCGGCCCCTGCGAGAGGGCCAGCGCCCGGGCGTGGTCTCCGGCATGCACCGCCGGGACCAGGGCGGTGTCCCGCAGCGCAAAGAACGCCCGCGCCGGCGCCGCCGCGGACTCGGTGAGCCCCCGGCGCAATCCGTCGGGCAGCGGCTGGGTGAGCCAGAACGCCTGGCGCGACTCGAAGTCGGCCGCGAGGACCCGGCCCCGCTCGATGAGGCCCTGCCGCACGGCGGGGTCCGGCTCATCCAGCAGCCGGTGCACGGTGAGGTACGCCTCGATGATGTAGGCCGGCGGTGGGAGGATGTCCGCGACAAGGTCCTTCCCCATCACGATCTGCCCGTACAGCGGCCCGTTCACCCGCAGGCGGTCCAGCGCCCGGAAGGCGACGACCGTGAACAGCGCGAAGCCGACCGCCGTCAGGGCGGCAAGCCAGGCCATCCGGCCGCGGATGCTCCCCGTGCCCGGCAGATCCGACCAGCGTGCCATCGTGTGCTCCTGTCATTGGGACGTCGCCGGGCTCCCGCCCCGCCAGGGCCGGGCGGTCGCCCGCGAGCCTCCCGGAGGTATCGGAACCCGACAGGCAAGATTGAAGGGGGACCGCCGCCACCGGGATTGGGTGACGGGGCGCCGGCAGGCACCCCGCCCCCCGGGGACTACCGCGCCGCGCCGGCCGGACGCCGCAACGCCCCGGACACCCGGGCGCCGGTGGTGCCCCCGATGCGGAACTGCGCCACCAGCATCTGCAGCTCCTCCGCGGCCCGGCCCAGGTCGCGGGCCGCGACCTCGCTCTCGGCCACGCCGCCGCTCGCCTCGTCCGCGGTCCGGGCCACGCCCTGGATGTTATGGGCGATCTCCTGCGCGCCACGCGCCGCCTCGCCGATGTTGCGGCTCATCTCGTTGGTGGTGGCCGTCTGCTCCTCCACCGCGCCGGCGATGGTGGTCTGGATCTCGCCGATCTGGTCGATGATCGTGTTGATCTCGCGGATCGCGGTCACCGCCTCGCCGGCGTCGGCCTGGATCGCCTCGACCTTCCGGCCGATTTCCTCGGTGGCGCGGGCGGTCTCCTTGGCCAGCTCCTTCACCTCGTTGGCCACCACCGCGAACCCCTTCCCCGCCTCGCCCGCGCGGGCCGCCTCGATGGTCGCGTTGAGCGCCAGCAGGTTGGTCTGCTCCGCGATGGAGGTGATGACCTTGATCACCTTGCCGATCTCGTCGCTGGAGGCGCCGAGCTTGCCCACCGTGCCGTTGGTGCGCTGCGCCACCTTGACCGCCTGCGCCGCCACCTGCGCGGCGCTGGCCGCGTTCTTGGCGATCTCCCGGATGCTCGCCGACATCTCCTCGGTCCCGCTGGCCACGGTCTGGACGTTCCGTGACACCTCGTCCGACGCCGAGGCCAC
The Gemmatimonadota bacterium DNA segment above includes these coding regions:
- a CDS encoding GAF domain-containing protein; protein product: MIAPTETSVAAPVAPRARAADVPTGGEVVTRAIEAVTRAATVKGAVASVLQLLREGQGWDYAAWLRRDPIDGLLKCSLDSGQVADEFREKTRAAQFREGEALSGRAWRAGDLVVVDDFGAVPEFARAPVARQAGVQTAAAVPLLVNGEIVGTLEVYATCRRTLSAAESDALRKVAGQVAGGIARVELARYASMVRNSPINIISADRDLAIQYLNPAAHACLAQLEEFTGVAADQLLGRSLELLHPELRALRARLLDPKQLPHGLRLGVGPETLEMELSPTYDAGGQYLGPMVTWEVITQRLEVEAQIAAARERERAQAATLQAQVDQILAAVRDAAAGDLTVDVPVRGSDAAGQLGEGLAALLAGFRAQVAGIGGHARTLAGASEQLSGINRTLAGSAEQTSAQARIVSNAAAEVSGNITVTASGTEEMGASIREIARNAADAARVARQAVQVADRTKATVARLGESSTEIGKVVKVITAIAQQTNLLALNATIEAARAGDAGKGFAVVANEVKELAKGTSKATEEISRKIEVIQGDTRDAVGEIHEIAGIIEQISGIQTTIAGAVEEQTATTNEMSRNVSEAARSAGAIAENMVGVAEAADATTTSVTQSQDAADQLARLSEQLHGMVGRFRC
- a CDS encoding chemotaxis protein CheW; its protein translation is MAMERQFCTFQLDRLFFGIEVLQVQEVIRSQQMTRVPLAGRAVRGLINLRGQIVTAIDLRERLGLAPFAADRQPMNVVVRTDEGAVSLLVDEIGDVLETEESAYEEPPETLPPAAREMIRGVYKLPGRLLLVLDTEKALALEPTGAR
- a CDS encoding chemotaxis protein CheW; translated protein: MSDMDDIVKEFLVESSEGLDTLDRNLVALEQNPGDKNLLAGIFRCIHTIKGTSGFLGFGRLESVTHVGESLLSDLRDGKKTLTPEITSALLQLVDAVRSMLSAVESTGTDGQEGFASLVELLTRLQKGEPAASGKAEGASRAKGGRKSGPQAAPVAEVPPPAAVAPPVPAQVPEPVPAPAAQVAPVAAAEPAEVKAPAASDSNIRVDVGLLDKLMNLVGELVLARNQILQYTTTADDSGFVATSQRLNLITTELQEGVMKTRMQPIGNVWAKFPRVVRDLALACKKQVRIEMEGKETELDKTIIEAIKDPLTHIVRNSVDHGMELPAERVARGKPAEGRLLLRAYHEGGQVNIEISDDGGGVNTERVKAKAIQKGVITAEQAARMGDRELVNLIFAPGFSTAEQVSNISGRGVGMDVVKTNIEKIGGTVDVQSVAGQGTTLKIKIPLTLAIIPALVVTTAGDRFAIPQVSLLELVRLEGDEAEAGIEMVYGAPVYRLRGRLLPLVNLAHALGLQEGFRSTGAQEAVNIVVLQADEHTFGLVVDEINDTEEIVVKPLGKQLKGIGAFAGATIMGDGRVALILDVLGLGQLAQVVTESARKAPGAVVEAARAGEAERLMLLLFRLGAERRMAIPLSMVARLEEFPQGTIERAGAYQVVQYRGRLLPLIRLTELLGEPGGAEERDPLQVVVYRHEGRDVGLVVENIVDIVEEQLTVHRRERQGAVYGTAVIQQKVTDLLDVRALIEQADVLLFAGSDAEPVGAGV